From Buchnera aphidicola (Aphis helianthi), the proteins below share one genomic window:
- the folA gene encoding type 3 dihydrofolate reductase — protein MNISLIAAISNNLVIGNKNKIPWNLPEDLKWFKKNTIYKNIIMGRLTWESIVNFLPMRTNIVISRKKIVKKNIIWANSIQNAIISTTYSKYNQNQEVMVIGGGEIYKQMLFYANKLYLTHVNCNIIGDSYFPKYKLYKNWKTIFKKQFFKDKKHSYDFYFEILVR, from the coding sequence ATGAATATTAGTCTAATTGCAGCCATTTCTAATAATCTAGTTATTGGAAATAAAAATAAAATACCCTGGAATCTTCCAGAAGATTTAAAATGGTTTAAAAAAAATACAATTTATAAGAATATTATTATGGGACGTTTAACTTGGGAATCCATTGTAAATTTTTTACCTATGCGAACTAATATAGTTATTAGCCGGAAAAAAATTGTTAAAAAAAATATTATATGGGCAAACTCAATTCAAAACGCTATAATTTCTACTACATATTCGAAATACAATCAAAACCAAGAAGTAATGGTTATTGGAGGAGGTGAAATATATAAACAAATGTTGTTTTACGCTAATAAATTATATTTAACTCACGTTAATTGTAATATTATTGGAGATTCATATTTTCCAAAATATAAACTATATAAAAATTGGAAAACAATATTTAAAAAACAATTCTTTAAAGATAAAAAACATTCTTACGATTTTTATTTTGAAATATTAGTAAGATGA
- the rsmA gene encoding 16S rRNA (adenine(1518)-N(6)/adenine(1519)-N(6))-dimethyltransferase RsmA, whose translation MKKHIPLKKFSQNFLIDSNIIKKIIEFINPKLNETLVEIGPGLAALTRPICHLINELIIVEIDYSLLERLKKFSFYSKLVVFHQDALTFDYLELFNKKNQLIRVFGNLPYNISTSLILYLFQKIQIIKDMNFMLQKEVAERLIASPGSKSYGRLSIIAQYYCNMTKLLNVSPKCFRPVPQVDSIFINLTPYATNYYPYFTHDVRVLSYITNLAFQKRRKILRHSLGQIFSEKVLITLDINPRLRPENISILQYCKLSNYMIENNIYQNYI comes from the coding sequence ATGAAAAAACATATTCCTCTTAAAAAATTTAGTCAAAATTTTCTTATAGATTCTAATATAATAAAAAAAATAATTGAATTTATTAATCCGAAATTAAACGAAACATTAGTTGAAATTGGACCTGGATTAGCTGCATTAACTCGACCTATTTGTCATTTAATAAATGAGCTAATTATTGTTGAAATCGATTATTCTTTATTAGAACGATTAAAAAAATTTTCGTTTTATTCAAAATTAGTAGTATTTCATCAAGATGCGTTAACATTTGATTATTTAGAGTTGTTTAATAAAAAAAATCAATTAATTCGAGTTTTTGGAAATTTACCATACAATATTTCTACATCTTTAATACTATATTTATTTCAAAAAATTCAAATAATTAAAGATATGAATTTTATGTTACAAAAAGAAGTTGCTGAACGTTTAATTGCTTCTCCAGGCAGTAAATCATATGGTCGTTTAAGTATTATTGCTCAATATTATTGTAATATGACAAAATTACTAAATGTTTCTCCAAAATGTTTTAGACCAGTTCCTCAAGTCGATTCGATATTTATTAATTTAACACCTTATGCTACTAATTATTACCCTTATTTTACTCATGATGTAAGAGTTTTGAGTTATATTACAAATTTGGCTTTTCAAAAGAGAAGAAAAATATTACGTCATAGTTTAGGACAAATATTTTCTGAAAAAGTATTAATAACATTGGATATCAATCCAAGATTAAGACCAGAAAATATTTCTATACTGCAATATTGTAAGTTATCTAATTATATGATAGAAAACAATATTTATCAAAATTATATTTAA
- a CDS encoding symmetrical bis(5'-nucleosyl)-tetraphosphatase, with the protein MSIYFISDIHGCYKEFKLLLKKSNFNIKTDYLWIAGDLVSRGPNSLEVMRYLYSIKDRIKISLGNHDLNLIAVYSGVQKNKKENCFDDFLSAKDSHKLINWLRSQSILQIDEIQKIIMVHAGISPQWNLETVKKCSLEIKKALLSKNYPLFLDSVFNNKIDYWDDHFEKINRLRYSINVFTRMRYCYPNGKLNLICKESPNVVQYPLLPWFVISNKFIEKYSIIFGHWSSLKGTNVPNQFFPLDQGCCWGGELLMLRWEDKKYFYQDYQK; encoded by the coding sequence ATGAGTATTTATTTTATTAGTGATATTCACGGTTGTTACAAAGAATTTAAACTACTTTTAAAAAAATCAAATTTTAATATAAAAACAGATTACTTATGGATTGCAGGTGATTTAGTTTCTAGAGGTCCAAACTCATTAGAAGTAATGAGATATCTATATTCTATAAAAGATAGAATAAAGATATCACTTGGAAATCATGATTTAAATTTAATTGCAGTTTATTCTGGTGTTCAAAAAAATAAAAAAGAAAATTGTTTTGATGATTTTTTATCGGCTAAAGATAGTCATAAATTAATAAATTGGTTACGTTCTCAATCTATTTTACAAATTGATGAAATTCAGAAAATTATTATGGTACATGCAGGAATCAGTCCACAATGGAATCTTGAAACAGTTAAAAAATGTTCTTTAGAAATTAAAAAAGCTTTATTAAGTAAAAATTATCCTTTATTTTTAGATTCTGTTTTTAATAATAAGATCGATTATTGGGATGATCATTTTGAAAAAATTAATCGATTACGATATAGTATTAATGTTTTTACACGTATGAGATATTGTTATCCCAATGGAAAATTAAATCTTATATGTAAAGAATCTCCTAATGTTGTTCAATATCCATTATTGCCATGGTTTGTTATATCAAATAAATTTATAGAAAAATATTCTATTATTTTTGGACATTGGTCTTCTTTAAAAGGTACAAATGTTCCTAATCAATTTTTCCCATTAGATCAAGGTTGTTGTTGGGGTGGAGAATTATTAATGTTAAGATGGGAAGATAAAAAATATTTTTATCAAGATTATCAAAAATAA